The DNA window TTATATCTCATGCCCGCTTCCCCTCCCTCATACCGTGGATCGATGTTTATGGGTTTGGGTTGTCTTGTTCATGAactaacaaaaaagaaaagaaaagcttccaaaaCTATATTGCTTTTTGATCACTCTCTTTGATCTTCACCCTAACAGTGACTATTTGAGAGGAAACACTTTAACATCATCCAAAACAGGACCACATATGTGACCATAGTCATGAAGCTTTGTGTGATAATTTGGGCTATAAAAGATTATTCTTGTTCTGTTTGAAAGTGCTTGGAACTTGAGGATGGCAGTCTTGGATCCACCAATTCCAGTTGATGTAAATGAAACTTTTATGGTTTTCCTAGCTGCAAAAGCTTCAATCGTCATTGATCCATGACAACCATTCCTAGCATCCCCCAAAGCGAAGGAAAGAAGGTAGAACTTGTTAGGTACTGTTCTTATGATTTGTGCAATAGCTGTTTCTCTCCCTCCAACcaattcaatagctgcaagtcCCTGGGGAACAGAGAAATGCTTCGAGTCAACATACTTAACTGGTTTGAGGGATTCAACAATCCATCCAGGGAGCGATGAGTAGATGTCCGTCCTCTTAGGGAGGAGCAGCACCCCAGTTGAGAAATTCTTGAACACATGAGGGCCGGTttcaaaatcaccatttttgaCCAAGTTACCTGCATAGTTTGAGGGCAAATTAGGAGCTTTCTATGAATTATAAAATATACATTGCATTGGTTAACATTTACTATATATTTAGAAGAAActacaaatttatattttaaagatAGTGTGTTCGTGAACGAATATCAACAGTCAAtaataaaaagaacaaaaaggcAGATGGGTTGTGATCAACTTACGACCATTGCCCAACAattcagacaattattttgGGATAAATGTTAATGGCACTCCTTTCTCTGTGAACgtcacctttttttttaacctttttccATGTAAATCAGATAAAAATtgccatgtttttttttttgaatttacaACTGCCATTAGAAAAGTCAAGAGGAGTATCATTAACAGATAAGTGTGTGCCATTAATATTTTCCTTATACTAGCCAATATCGAGCTTTCTCATACCTGCTTAAAGATATGGGAGGCAGATaatattggaaaaaaaattcctaATTTGCAAGAGGACTTACCCTTAGAGTATCTGAGAGgaagtatctccttgattgcaATTGCATCCAGAAGAGGTCCACaggtaggatcctcttgaattCCAGGATTATGAAATGTATCCTTGACAACATCAGAAGTTGCCTTAACAGCCCATGCATAAGTATCACCACCATCGCTGCTAAACAGTGTTTGAATTGGGAGTTCAGTCGAAAAACAAGGGACAGAAACCCTTAGCTTCTCATCTTGGGCACAAGTCCTGGTGACTGCAAAGGTCAATGAGTATATTGCTCCAGGTTTCACCTTAACATATTGAGATATGGAAGCCTCATTTCCAAGCCTCGCTGCCTGAGCCCCACGAGGGATTGCGACGTAAAAACCACCAGGTTGCCGTCCACTTGAAACATATTCAACTATGCCATGAATTTCC is part of the Coffea eugenioides isolate CCC68of chromosome 6, Ceug_1.0, whole genome shotgun sequence genome and encodes:
- the LOC113773765 gene encoding uncharacterized protein LOC113773765 gives rise to the protein MASILSLCILFIMCIYQSLSFAAVAPFLDGLLENGNCEEGPKVSNLKKRQIIGKYSLPKWEIHGIVEYVSSGRQPGGFYVAIPRGAQAARLGNEASISQYVKVKPGAIYSLTFAVTRTCAQDEKLRVSVPCFSTELPIQTLFSSDGGDTYAWAVKATSDVVKDTFHNPGIQEDPTCGPLLDAIAIKEILPLRYSKGNLVKNGDFETGPHVFKNFSTGVLLLPKRTDIYSSLPGWIVESLKPVKYVDSKHFSVPQGLAAIELVGGRETAIAQIIRTVPNKFYLLSFALGDARNGCHGSMTIEAFAARKTIKVSFTSTGIGGSKTAILKFQALSNRTRIIFYSPNYHTKLHDYGHICGPVLDDVKVFPLK